The following are from one region of the Bacillus thuringiensis genome:
- a CDS encoding MATE family efflux transporter encodes MSMFLVPLLLSNILQSVGQLFGMVVVGRWLGVKELAAISAFFPLFFLLVSFVIGIGSGSSILIGQAFGARNEERLKAIVGTTLTFTFIIGIILAIVGNVFALNIMRLMGTPENIIDMSVHYARILFISMPVLFLYFSYTTFIRGTGDSKTPFYFLIVSTFLNIILLPILIFGWLGAPKLGVYGAASASVISTIVTFIVMLIYLKKKNHPLQLDETVRKYLRMDWELLKLLLRLGIPASINMILVSLSEIAVIAFVNRFGSDATAAYGVVNQVASYVQMPAVSLGITVSIFAAQSIGAKQFNRLQEVIRAGIVMNYIIGGILIAFIYLFSREILSLFLTSSNTIEIAHSLVMITLWSYLIFGHAQIIGATMRASGTVLWPTIIGVVSIWLVEVPVAYYLSYHTNLGIKGIWIGYPAAFIVSLLLQYGYYKFSWKKKRISRLVS; translated from the coding sequence ATGTCTATGTTTCTAGTTCCCTTGCTTTTAAGTAACATATTACAATCAGTTGGACAATTATTTGGTATGGTGGTAGTAGGGCGATGGCTTGGTGTGAAGGAATTAGCTGCCATTTCAGCATTTTTCCCATTATTCTTTTTACTTGTTTCGTTTGTAATTGGGATTGGATCAGGTAGTTCGATTTTAATTGGTCAGGCATTTGGTGCCCGTAATGAAGAGCGTTTAAAAGCCATTGTTGGTACGACGTTAACATTTACCTTTATAATAGGAATTATTTTGGCAATAGTGGGAAATGTATTTGCTCTGAACATTATGCGTCTTATGGGTACGCCAGAAAATATAATTGATATGAGTGTGCATTATGCACGTATTTTATTTATTTCTATGCCAGTTTTATTTCTATATTTCTCTTATACAACGTTTATTAGGGGTACAGGAGATTCTAAGACACCGTTTTATTTCTTAATTGTTAGTACATTCTTAAATATAATTCTATTACCTATTCTAATTTTTGGTTGGCTAGGAGCACCCAAACTTGGTGTATATGGAGCTGCTTCTGCTTCTGTTATCTCAACCATTGTAACATTTATTGTTATGCTTATTTACTTAAAGAAGAAGAATCATCCACTGCAATTAGATGAGACCGTACGGAAATATCTTCGTATGGATTGGGAATTGTTAAAACTATTATTACGCCTTGGAATTCCAGCGAGTATTAATATGATTCTTGTTTCATTATCTGAGATTGCGGTAATCGCATTTGTGAATCGTTTCGGTTCTGATGCGACTGCTGCATATGGGGTTGTAAACCAGGTTGCAAGTTATGTTCAGATGCCTGCAGTCAGTCTCGGAATAACAGTATCCATTTTCGCTGCGCAATCCATTGGTGCAAAGCAATTTAATCGATTACAGGAAGTTATTCGTGCTGGAATCGTTATGAACTATATAATTGGTGGTATATTAATTGCTTTTATTTACTTGTTTTCAAGAGAAATCTTATCGTTATTCTTAACGAGCTCGAATACAATCGAAATTGCACATAGTTTGGTGATGATTACACTTTGGAGTTATTTAATTTTCGGCCATGCTCAAATTATTGGTGCGACAATGCGAGCAAGTGGAACTGTATTATGGCCCACTATTATCGGTGTTGTATCGATATGGCTTGTAGAAGTCCCAGTTGCTTATTACCTTTCTTATCATACAAATCTTGGTATAAAAGGAATATGGATTGGATATCCAGCTGCATTTATTGTAAGTTTACTTTTGCAATATGGATATTATAAATTTTCATGGAAAAAGAAACGAATTTCACGACTTGTTAGTTAG